The following are encoded together in the Aciduricibacillus chroicocephali genome:
- a CDS encoding flagellar protein FlgN, with the protein MSLQEMIGTMDELSDVHDELIATSDEKAQTIINNDIPALQQVLIKERKLVQKLQQSEKRRTEATERYATERGLPEVTVTAILDSLDSETDQQKFEKAAVKLTEKLAELKSKEQASRALVEQSMQFIQYSLNLLSPSINTMNYGSGKDKKSGNRSVFDSKA; encoded by the coding sequence ATGTCATTGCAAGAGATGATCGGTACAATGGATGAGCTTTCAGACGTACATGACGAACTGATTGCAACATCAGATGAAAAAGCGCAGACAATTATCAATAATGATATTCCCGCTTTGCAGCAAGTTCTTATTAAGGAACGCAAGCTTGTCCAGAAGCTGCAGCAAAGCGAGAAGCGACGTACAGAAGCGACAGAACGATATGCAACAGAGCGCGGCCTGCCGGAAGTGACAGTGACAGCTATTCTTGACAGTCTTGATTCAGAGACTGACCAGCAGAAATTTGAGAAGGCCGCTGTCAAACTGACGGAGAAACTCGCCGAACTTAAATCCAAGGAGCAGGCAAGCAGAGCGCTTGTCGAGCAATCCATGCAATTCATACAATACTCTCTCAATCTCCTCAGCCCCTCCATTAATACAATGAATTACGGAAGCGGCAAGGATAAAAAAAGCGGCAACCGTTCCGTATTCGATTCCAAAGCATAA
- the flgM gene encoding flagellar biosynthesis anti-sigma factor FlgM → MKIHGPNQTNFNPYKNQIHRQPKSTAGIGKEDKLQISNEAQKMLEKQQPNTERTARVEKIKDEVSSGNYKIDLKKTAGKMIDFWTKPQ, encoded by the coding sequence ATGAAAATCCATGGACCGAACCAGACGAATTTTAATCCTTATAAGAATCAGATTCACCGACAGCCGAAGAGTACAGCAGGTATCGGCAAGGAAGATAAGCTTCAGATTTCCAATGAAGCTCAGAAGATGCTTGAAAAGCAGCAACCGAACACGGAACGGACGGCCCGAGTGGAGAAAATCAAAGACGAAGTGTCATCAGGAAATTATAAGATAGATTTAAAAAAGACAGCCGGCAAAATGATCGACTTCTGGACAAAGCCACAGTAA
- a CDS encoding TIGR03826 family flagellar region protein produces MELANCVRCGDVYAKGLRNICRKCYEEEEAAFKMVYKFLSVRKNRQATILEIVEATDVDEDLIIKFIKEKRLRATDFPNLTYGCEKCGNPIIEGKLCNSCRQRILDDMNEYDLITEKAEALKEAEKTKSVYYAIDKEREN; encoded by the coding sequence GTGGAACTGGCGAACTGTGTACGATGCGGTGATGTTTACGCAAAAGGTTTGCGTAATATTTGCAGAAAATGCTATGAAGAAGAAGAAGCGGCTTTTAAAATGGTTTATAAATTCCTGAGCGTGCGGAAGAACCGACAGGCAACAATTCTCGAAATCGTCGAAGCGACAGACGTTGATGAAGATCTGATCATTAAGTTCATTAAAGAAAAGCGTCTGCGTGCAACTGATTTTCCGAATCTTACTTATGGCTGTGAAAAGTGCGGCAATCCGATAATTGAAGGGAAGCTTTGCAACTCATGCCGTCAACGGATACTTGATGATATGAATGAATATGACCTGATTACGGAAAAGGCGGAAGCACTGAAAGAAGCAGAAAAGACAAAATCAGTTTATTATGCAATTGATAAGGAACGAGAGAACTGA
- a CDS encoding ComF family protein, with amino-acid sequence MDGNQSVYTYNSHMKEMIYQWKYRGDYEVGFSFMQDINDAFRKLGTEKKTIVVPIPLSEERLAERGFNQALQLASFIPKKSALLLRRVHGEKQSKKTRRERITAENPFIIEEKVEKPVILVDDIYTTGATLHKAAAVLKRAGCPRVESLTLVRG; translated from the coding sequence TTGGATGGCAATCAGTCTGTTTACACTTATAATAGCCATATGAAGGAAATGATTTATCAGTGGAAATACCGTGGTGATTACGAAGTAGGATTCAGCTTCATGCAAGATATTAACGATGCCTTCAGAAAGCTGGGCACAGAGAAAAAAACGATTGTTGTCCCAATTCCACTTAGTGAAGAACGGCTTGCGGAGCGGGGATTCAATCAGGCTTTGCAATTGGCGAGCTTTATCCCTAAGAAAAGTGCCCTGCTGCTACGCCGTGTGCATGGAGAGAAACAGTCCAAGAAAACGAGACGGGAACGAATTACTGCAGAGAATCCATTTATCATTGAAGAAAAGGTTGAAAAGCCGGTCATTCTTGTCGATGATATATATACAACAGGCGCTACGCTGCACAAGGCAGCAGCTGTACTAAAAAGAGCTGGCTGCCCACGTGTTGAGAGCCTTACACTCGTGCGCGGCTAA
- a CDS encoding DEAD/DEAH box helicase produces the protein MTPLNIASEQELRFAQHLAGKRLLRSEIPFSKTEIEQLLSAGLLHPVPAIVRSALSLCCGRCFNDHPAKFGTIPCAKCGSQHRYCRHCIKMGRMMECEPLYEWLGSQPRWEQVSSPLTWNGQLSPLQQEAANIAAAAITQEQSELLLWAVCGAGKTEMLFPAVAKALTLGKRVCLASPRADVIRELLPRFRSAFAKTGIQALYGGSADKSATGQLILATTHQLLRFRQAFDVLIIDEVDAFPYHNDPQLHKVTDHVKKPVCTTIYLTATPRPSQIARIRRNKLPHHFIPCRFHGNPLPVPKLVNSLFIKQSLKRFMPPHTFFKWLKKRQNKQRQLLIFVPTIKLADQMQEQIVSRLIDEGHIASVSDLESVHAEDPDRESKVLDFRNKKTRILLTTTILERGVTFPSVDVAVIDAGHEVFDEAALVQIAGRAGRSSDDPDGEVCFFHDGRTEGMMKAVRSITEMNRRAGF, from the coding sequence ATGACTCCACTTAATATTGCCTCTGAACAAGAACTTCGTTTTGCTCAACATCTTGCCGGTAAACGGCTTCTCCGCTCAGAAATTCCTTTTTCGAAAACAGAAATTGAACAGTTGCTCTCAGCAGGATTGCTACACCCGGTACCGGCAATTGTCCGCAGTGCTTTATCTCTCTGTTGTGGTCGATGCTTTAATGATCATCCTGCAAAGTTCGGTACAATTCCCTGTGCGAAATGCGGTAGCCAACATCGCTATTGTCGTCACTGTATTAAAATGGGCCGTATGATGGAATGTGAACCCCTTTATGAATGGCTTGGCTCGCAACCACGTTGGGAGCAAGTATCCTCGCCACTCACATGGAATGGACAGCTTTCGCCTCTGCAGCAGGAAGCAGCGAACATTGCTGCCGCTGCGATTACCCAGGAGCAGTCAGAGCTGCTGCTTTGGGCAGTTTGCGGAGCGGGTAAGACTGAAATGCTTTTCCCAGCAGTAGCAAAAGCGCTGACGCTTGGAAAAAGGGTATGTCTTGCTTCTCCAAGAGCTGATGTTATAAGAGAGCTTCTTCCAAGATTCCGTTCTGCCTTTGCGAAGACGGGAATTCAGGCACTATATGGAGGAAGCGCTGATAAGTCTGCTACAGGCCAGCTTATCCTTGCAACAACACATCAGCTGCTCCGCTTCCGCCAAGCTTTCGACGTGCTGATCATCGATGAAGTGGACGCTTTTCCTTATCATAATGATCCTCAGCTCCATAAAGTTACCGACCATGTGAAGAAGCCTGTTTGTACAACTATTTATCTGACTGCCACTCCGCGTCCTTCACAAATTGCTCGAATTCGTAGAAATAAACTGCCCCACCATTTCATCCCCTGTCGTTTTCATGGCAATCCCCTGCCTGTTCCAAAATTAGTTAACTCCCTCTTTATAAAACAATCCCTTAAAAGATTTATGCCGCCACATACATTTTTCAAATGGCTCAAGAAACGCCAAAATAAACAGCGACAGCTTTTGATTTTTGTGCCGACTATTAAGCTCGCTGATCAAATGCAAGAGCAAATTGTATCGCGTCTGATTGATGAAGGACATATTGCATCAGTATCCGACCTGGAAAGTGTACATGCAGAGGATCCCGATAGAGAATCTAAGGTTCTTGATTTTAGAAATAAGAAAACGAGGATATTACTCACAACTACGATATTGGAAAGAGGCGTTACATTCCCATCTGTAGATGTGGCGGTAATTGATGCTGGTCACGAAGTTTTTGATGAAGCGGCTCTAGTTCAGATTGCCGGAAGGGCAGGCAGAAGTTCGGACGACCCGGACGGGGAAGTCTGCTTTTTCCATGACGGTAGAACAGAGGGAATGATGAAGGCAGTCCGGTCAATTACTGAAATGAACAGAAGGGCGGGATTCTGA
- a CDS encoding DegV family protein has protein sequence MKTAVLTDSTAYIPDNLLEQYNIYTVPLSVNFESETYREGLDLSTEAFYEKMRSTPELPKTSQPPIGLIVETLEEISKEHDACICIHLSSGISGTYQSVLSAGTMVEELEVFGFDSEISCMAQGFYVLEAAKMAQDGETPDVICARLAEMKKTLRAYFMVDDLKNLQKGGRLSSAQALIGSMLQVKPILHVENKVIVPFAKIRTRKKAIATIMGMLEEDAATGKLAKVTFIHANALEMVKELQMAFSEKFPEVETILSTFGPVIGTHLGEGALGIGWYLNE, from the coding sequence ATGAAAACTGCAGTCCTGACAGATTCGACAGCGTACATACCAGACAATTTACTGGAACAATATAATATTTATACGGTACCGCTCAGTGTCAATTTTGAGAGTGAAACGTATCGTGAAGGTCTCGATTTATCAACAGAAGCTTTTTATGAGAAGATGAGGAGCACACCGGAGCTGCCTAAGACGTCACAGCCCCCAATCGGTCTCATTGTAGAGACATTGGAAGAAATTTCGAAAGAACACGATGCATGCATTTGCATCCATTTGTCGAGTGGTATTAGCGGAACCTATCAGTCTGTCTTAAGCGCAGGCACTATGGTAGAGGAATTGGAAGTGTTCGGCTTTGATTCCGAAATCAGCTGTATGGCTCAAGGATTCTACGTATTGGAAGCAGCGAAAATGGCACAGGATGGTGAGACACCTGATGTAATTTGTGCTCGGCTTGCAGAAATGAAGAAGACCCTCCGCGCCTACTTCATGGTCGATGACTTGAAAAACCTGCAAAAGGGTGGCCGTTTATCCAGTGCTCAGGCGCTAATCGGCAGCATGCTTCAAGTCAAGCCAATCCTTCATGTTGAAAATAAAGTCATTGTGCCGTTTGCCAAAATTCGTACCCGCAAAAAAGCAATAGCGACTATTATGGGAATGCTTGAAGAGGATGCGGCAACTGGAAAACTTGCTAAGGTTACCTTTATTCATGCAAATGCTCTGGAGATGGTAAAAGAGCTCCAGATGGCATTCAGTGAGAAATTTCCAGAGGTTGAGACAATTCTCAGCACATTCGGTCCTGTAATCGGTACACATCTTGGTGAAGGGGCCCTGGGTATTGGCTGGTATTTGAATGAATAA
- a CDS encoding response regulator produces MDSIKDIDIVLIDDHKLFREGVKRILEFEPGFRVVAEGDDGSMARELVAQHKPDVVLMDINMPEMNGVEATGELIAHYPDTNVIILSIHDDEHYVMRALRTGAQGYLLKEMDSDALVEAIRVVSEGGSYLHPKVTHNIVSEYRKLAHINDREEGGIPDFEKPLHVLTKRECQVLQLLAEGKSNRAVAESLEISEKTVKNHVSNILQKMNVKDRTQAVVTAIKKGWVEMK; encoded by the coding sequence GTGGACTCGATTAAAGATATTGATATTGTACTAATAGACGACCATAAACTTTTCAGAGAAGGGGTTAAACGGATTCTTGAATTCGAACCGGGATTCCGTGTAGTCGCAGAAGGCGATGACGGATCGATGGCTCGTGAACTTGTAGCTCAACATAAGCCGGACGTCGTACTAATGGATATTAACATGCCGGAAATGAACGGTGTTGAAGCGACTGGTGAACTTATTGCTCACTACCCGGATACGAATGTAATTATCCTTTCCATCCATGACGATGAGCATTATGTCATGCGTGCCCTTCGTACCGGTGCTCAAGGCTACCTTCTCAAGGAAATGGATTCAGATGCACTAGTTGAAGCGATTCGCGTCGTATCAGAAGGCGGCTCCTATCTCCATCCGAAGGTAACGCATAATATCGTCAGCGAATACCGCAAACTTGCTCATATTAATGATCGGGAAGAAGGCGGGATTCCAGACTTTGAGAAACCTTTGCACGTTTTGACAAAACGCGAGTGCCAAGTGCTACAGCTGCTTGCTGAAGGTAAAAGCAACCGTGCAGTTGCTGAATCTCTTGAGATTAGTGAAAAGACAGTCAAGAACCATGTTAGTAACATCTTACAGAAAATGAATGTTAAAGACCGGACTCAGGCCGTTGTCACAGCAATTAAAAAAGGCTGGGTTGAAATGAAGTAA
- a CDS encoding sensor histidine kinase, translating to MLKKFKDGAIDSVIDEMVEVVQNSKDEIFEISEEARKEHSTLLKEIEITKERVLEYINTGNKLETEVRNSRKKLAEVSKHFDRYSEKEIREVYDSTHLLQTRLIMLRQEERTLRDKRDSLERRLVSLMQTIDRAEDVASKISVVLNYLSDDFKKVNVIIEEARERQAFGLQIIEAQEEERKRISREIHDGPAQMLANILLRSELVERAYKKGNAQSALEEIKSVRKMVRSSLYEVRRIIYDLRPMALDDLGLIPTLKKYADTIADYNNTNIEFKMIGEERRLDSKYEVALFRLVQESLQNAIKHADAKLIQIKMEITKDNITLLIKDDGKGFDTSKKKDKSFGLIGMRERVEMLDGKLEVKSNVGKGTSVIIQVPNVL from the coding sequence TTGCTGAAGAAGTTTAAGGACGGCGCAATCGACTCCGTCATAGACGAAATGGTTGAAGTCGTTCAAAATTCCAAGGATGAAATATTTGAAATAAGCGAAGAAGCGCGTAAAGAACATTCTACGCTGTTGAAGGAAATTGAGATTACAAAAGAACGTGTTCTTGAATATATCAATACAGGCAACAAACTCGAGACAGAAGTACGTAATTCACGTAAAAAACTTGCTGAAGTAAGCAAGCACTTCGACCGATATTCTGAAAAGGAAATTCGTGAAGTATATGATTCAACGCATTTGCTTCAGACACGGCTTATCATGCTGAGGCAAGAGGAGCGGACACTGCGTGACAAAAGGGACTCTCTTGAAAGACGTCTTGTCTCACTCATGCAGACAATTGATCGGGCCGAGGATGTTGCGAGCAAGATATCGGTAGTGCTTAATTACTTGAGTGATGACTTCAAGAAGGTCAATGTCATTATCGAAGAGGCACGTGAGCGACAAGCATTCGGACTGCAGATTATCGAGGCTCAAGAGGAAGAACGAAAACGTATTTCCCGTGAAATTCATGATGGTCCAGCCCAGATGCTCGCGAATATTCTACTCCGCTCCGAACTAGTTGAGCGAGCCTATAAGAAAGGGAACGCCCAGAGTGCTCTTGAGGAAATTAAGAGTGTGCGCAAGATGGTCCGTTCTTCATTATATGAAGTACGGCGAATCATTTACGATCTCCGACCAATGGCTCTTGATGATCTTGGGTTGATTCCAACCTTGAAGAAATATGCCGATACAATAGCTGATTACAATAACACGAATATCGAATTTAAAATGATCGGTGAAGAAAGGCGTCTCGATTCCAAGTATGAGGTCGCGTTGTTCCGCCTCGTTCAGGAATCATTGCAAAATGCGATTAAACATGCTGATGCCAAACTAATTCAGATAAAGATGGAAATAACAAAGGATAACATTACATTGCTAATCAAGGACGATGGAAAAGGATTCGATACGTCTAAGAAGAAAGATAAGTCATTTGGACTGATTGGTATGCGTGAACGGGTTGAAATGCTGGATGGTAAACTGGAGGTCAAATCCAATGTTGGAAAAGGGACGTCGGTAATTATCCAAGTCCCAAATGTATTATGA
- a CDS encoding YigZ family protein codes for MLTNYLTVNLHGEDEQVIQKSRFIGHVARTETEEEALQFIQKIKAEHAAATHNCSAYMIGEHDLIQKANDDGEPSGTAGVPILEVLKKQKLKDTTVVVTRYFGGIKLGAGGLIRAYSSTASLTLATTGIVRRQLMDGFAVSVEYPLLGKLENALRQSEYALEGIDYQEKVIFTVYAETEDAKRFVEWMVDLTNDQAHIETLDSKYIDIPHS; via the coding sequence ATGCTTACAAATTACCTGACAGTCAACCTGCATGGCGAGGATGAGCAAGTGATCCAAAAATCACGTTTTATCGGTCATGTAGCTAGAACGGAGACCGAAGAAGAAGCATTGCAGTTCATCCAAAAGATTAAAGCCGAACATGCTGCAGCGACCCACAATTGCTCTGCTTATATGATCGGTGAACATGATTTGATCCAGAAAGCGAATGATGATGGGGAGCCGAGCGGTACTGCAGGAGTCCCAATTCTTGAAGTGCTGAAAAAACAAAAGCTGAAAGATACAACAGTTGTCGTTACGCGTTATTTTGGAGGGATCAAGCTTGGTGCTGGTGGCTTAATTCGTGCTTATAGCAGCACAGCTTCTTTGACACTTGCCACAACTGGCATTGTAAGAAGACAGCTGATGGATGGTTTCGCTGTATCTGTCGAATACCCATTGCTCGGCAAACTGGAAAATGCTCTGCGCCAGTCTGAGTACGCATTGGAAGGAATAGATTATCAGGAGAAAGTGATTTTTACCGTTTATGCCGAAACCGAAGATGCCAAGCGTTTCGTTGAATGGATGGTCGATCTAACAAATGATCAGGCACATATTGAAACACTTGACTCCAAATATATCGATATTCCACACTCATGA
- the nagB gene encoding glucosamine-6-phosphate deaminase: MKILKVKNYEQLSKAACDIVTKKIKNIEHPVLGLATGSTPEGLYKCLIERYEAGEITFANATSFNLDEYVGLDETHPGSYQYYMKDKLFNHINLPAERAFVPSGTDEDLQAHCEAYEDKIKKAGKIDIQILGIGINGHIGFNEPGTSFDSRTHVVELDESTREVNSRFFNSLDEVPTKAVTMGIQTIMDADEVVLIISGENKADTVLAFMESEISEEFPASILKKHPNFTLIVDEPAYSKVPDNIAAE; the protein is encoded by the coding sequence TTGAAGATTTTAAAAGTGAAAAATTATGAACAGCTAAGTAAAGCTGCTTGCGATATTGTAACGAAAAAAATAAAAAATATTGAACATCCTGTTTTGGGATTGGCGACAGGTTCTACACCTGAAGGGCTTTATAAATGCCTGATTGAACGCTATGAAGCAGGTGAGATTACTTTTGCAAACGCTACGAGTTTCAATCTGGATGAATATGTCGGTCTGGATGAAACGCATCCGGGCAGCTATCAGTATTATATGAAAGACAAACTGTTTAATCACATAAACTTGCCAGCAGAACGGGCATTTGTACCGAGTGGAACAGACGAGGACTTGCAGGCGCATTGTGAAGCGTACGAGGATAAAATTAAAAAAGCTGGGAAAATAGATATCCAAATCCTGGGTATCGGAATTAATGGACATATCGGCTTTAATGAGCCAGGGACATCCTTTGACAGCCGTACACATGTCGTGGAACTCGATGAGTCAACACGAGAAGTGAATTCACGCTTCTTCAACAGTCTGGATGAAGTTCCAACAAAGGCTGTTACAATGGGAATCCAAACAATCATGGACGCAGATGAAGTTGTACTGATTATCTCTGGAGAGAACAAGGCAGATACAGTACTCGCTTTCATGGAAAGTGAGATTTCAGAGGAATTCCCAGCTTCTATATTGAAGAAGCATCCGAACTTTACATTGATTGTTGACGAGCCTGCATATTCAAAAGTACCTGATAATATAGCAGCTGAGTAA
- a CDS encoding penicillin-binding transpeptidase domain-containing protein: MSRKIWTLSLLLFTILLLSACSGDQATPEEQLQSYIDHWKKEEFDKMYSMDTHKSKEKYPKSKMSDRYEKIYKELDIKNLKITYKKPDEDKLKMELEKNHATFPIKVKMDSTSGPISFTADVQLKREKNKDGKENWYVNWNPGLIFPEIKDGGSVTLATLPAARGEILDRDKMPLAINEKAYRIGIVPEQFGTDSAKMQKLASLLGISVADIKNQLNQSWVKPNLFVPLKVISENSAALEELPSLSGVTYEETTSRTYPAGPAAAHLVGYVGKINAEELKEKGNDYTVDDMIGKRGLEKQYEDELRGKDGSKIVATNSNGEEKVLAQTDSKDGKNIELTIDSRLQEKIYKSYGGDAGTSAAVNPKTGEVLALVSSPGFDPEEFVTGISSSRLKALEDDPKQPLINRFNLTYAPGSVMKPISAMIGLENGSIKSNETMTINGLEWGKKNWGGYKVRRVTGSGGKPVDVTDALVRSDNIFFARKAVEMGADQYVKGLKSFGFGEEIPFSYPIKRSQISNNGKLDNEVLLANTIYGQGEIQLSSLHVALAYAPIINNGIMPKPLLLSTDEKGKAWHENLLSKEHADVMQKALRKVVTDGTAAKAKNAKVAISGKTGTAELKKSQNSTGHENSWFTAYPTKEKNVVISMMVEKAEGRGHIVVERVSSILSSKK, from the coding sequence ATGAGCAGAAAAATCTGGACATTATCCCTATTGCTTTTCACTATTTTATTGCTCTCCGCCTGTTCCGGTGATCAGGCAACTCCAGAAGAACAGCTGCAAAGCTATATTGACCATTGGAAAAAAGAAGAATTTGATAAAATGTACAGTATGGATACACACAAGTCAAAGGAAAAATATCCAAAATCAAAAATGTCTGACCGTTACGAAAAAATATACAAAGAGCTCGACATCAAAAATTTAAAAATCACATACAAGAAACCCGATGAAGATAAATTAAAAATGGAATTGGAAAAAAATCATGCTACATTTCCTATCAAAGTAAAAATGGACAGTACGAGTGGTCCGATTTCATTCACTGCCGATGTTCAATTGAAACGTGAAAAAAATAAAGATGGTAAGGAAAACTGGTACGTCAACTGGAATCCGGGACTTATATTCCCAGAAATCAAAGATGGCGGATCTGTCACTCTAGCAACACTGCCAGCCGCACGCGGGGAAATTCTGGATCGTGACAAGATGCCACTAGCAATCAACGAGAAAGCGTACAGGATCGGTATTGTTCCCGAACAATTTGGCACTGACTCAGCAAAGATGCAAAAACTCGCCTCCCTGCTAGGCATTTCTGTAGCTGATATCAAAAATCAACTGAATCAAAGCTGGGTAAAGCCAAATCTGTTCGTGCCGCTCAAAGTCATCTCTGAAAATTCAGCAGCACTTGAAGAACTCCCTTCCCTTTCAGGAGTCACGTATGAAGAAACGACAAGCCGCACATACCCTGCCGGTCCTGCCGCGGCACATCTGGTTGGCTATGTAGGCAAAATTAATGCCGAGGAATTGAAAGAAAAAGGGAATGACTACACTGTAGACGACATGATTGGCAAACGTGGGTTGGAAAAGCAATACGAGGATGAACTTCGAGGCAAAGACGGCTCTAAAATTGTTGCCACTAACTCGAATGGCGAAGAGAAAGTGCTTGCACAAACCGACTCTAAAGATGGTAAAAATATTGAATTAACTATTGATAGCAGACTTCAGGAGAAGATTTACAAATCTTATGGTGGTGATGCAGGAACATCTGCTGCAGTCAATCCGAAGACAGGAGAAGTACTTGCACTTGTCTCCAGTCCCGGATTTGATCCTGAAGAATTCGTAACAGGCATCTCTTCTTCACGCTTGAAAGCACTGGAAGATGATCCTAAACAGCCGCTAATCAACCGCTTTAACCTGACATATGCCCCTGGCTCTGTCATGAAACCGATCAGTGCAATGATTGGGTTGGAAAACGGCTCTATTAAATCAAACGAAACGATGACAATCAATGGGCTTGAATGGGGCAAGAAGAACTGGGGCGGCTATAAAGTTCGCCGTGTTACTGGTTCTGGCGGTAAGCCTGTTGATGTTACAGATGCACTTGTCCGCTCCGATAATATTTTCTTCGCTCGAAAAGCTGTTGAAATGGGCGCAGATCAATATGTCAAAGGCTTAAAATCATTTGGATTTGGTGAAGAAATTCCCTTCTCTTATCCGATTAAGAGGTCTCAAATTTCCAATAACGGAAAGCTGGACAATGAAGTCCTGCTTGCGAATACAATTTATGGCCAAGGTGAGATTCAGCTCAGTTCCCTGCATGTTGCACTTGCATATGCACCAATTATCAACAATGGAATCATGCCAAAACCTCTTCTCCTTTCTACAGATGAAAAAGGAAAAGCATGGCATGAAAATCTTTTAAGCAAAGAACATGCTGACGTTATGCAGAAAGCTTTACGCAAAGTTGTCACAGATGGTACCGCGGCGAAAGCGAAAAACGCTAAAGTTGCCATATCTGGAAAAACCGGCACTGCCGAATTGAAGAAATCCCAAAACTCGACAGGCCATGAAAATAGCTGGTTCACAGCCTATCCGACAAAAGAAAAGAATGTAGTCATCTCGATGATGGTTGAGAAGGCTGAAGGACGCGGCCATATCGTAGTTGAACGTGTTTCATCCATTCTGTCTTCAAAAAAATAA
- a CDS encoding uracil/xanthine transporter: protein MKELTKSGNWISGLQWLFFIFTNIVVIPITVGAAFGLSSEKIVSLLQLSFIVTGIACMLQALIGHRRALMEGQSGLWWGVILTLVTSASAQGVPLTELGGSLAIGVMISGVLTILIGITGMGPRIAKLFNPGVMGVFMFLFATQLCGIFLKGMLGIPFGNAAKEASINMPVAGLAIVIAILVILISIKAPTSIRRYGLLIGIVAGWIVYTLIFGSDEGAGAGSGGGFGFELFPFGKPVWNTGIIITTVLAGLLNSANTFGALKGTDEMYNELTTNKQYRASFSLTGIITVFAGVFGLVPYSPYVSSIGFLNQTGDFKRTPFILGGFMFFIMGVIPPVGHFFSLLPLSIGSAALFVSYSQIFNSSLRFFQQVTFNTLNVYRSAVPLFVGIIIMTMPSNYFATIPDFIRPLVSSGLLVGIILALFLENLFPWDRLGTSEQKVQAQKSKEERLRRDEAAMESN from the coding sequence ATGAAGGAATTAACGAAATCAGGAAACTGGATTTCGGGGTTGCAGTGGCTATTTTTCATTTTCACCAATATTGTAGTTATTCCTATAACAGTAGGAGCGGCGTTCGGACTTTCTTCAGAGAAGATTGTTTCATTGCTTCAGCTCTCATTCATCGTTACAGGTATTGCCTGTATGCTCCAAGCATTAATTGGACACCGTAGAGCACTTATGGAAGGCCAGTCTGGTCTTTGGTGGGGAGTAATCCTGACACTTGTAACATCTGCATCGGCTCAAGGTGTTCCATTGACTGAACTTGGTGGCAGCTTGGCAATCGGGGTTATGATTTCCGGTGTATTGACGATTCTCATCGGAATTACAGGCATGGGACCACGTATCGCGAAGTTGTTTAATCCTGGAGTCATGGGTGTGTTCATGTTCTTGTTCGCAACACAGCTATGCGGTATTTTCCTTAAGGGTATGCTCGGCATTCCGTTTGGTAATGCAGCTAAAGAAGCGAGCATTAATATGCCAGTTGCCGGTTTGGCAATTGTTATTGCTATCCTTGTCATCTTGATCTCAATTAAGGCACCGACAAGCATACGTCGCTATGGTTTGCTAATTGGTATCGTTGCTGGCTGGATTGTTTATACACTCATCTTCGGTTCTGATGAAGGGGCAGGAGCAGGCAGCGGTGGCGGCTTTGGATTTGAACTCTTCCCATTCGGAAAGCCGGTTTGGAATACAGGAATCATTATTACGACTGTGCTTGCTGGGCTTCTTAACTCCGCAAATACGTTTGGAGCTTTAAAAGGTACAGATGAAATGTACAATGAGCTCACTACAAATAAGCAGTATCGTGCTTCCTTCTCTTTGACTGGAATTATAACTGTTTTCGCAGGTGTATTCGGGCTCGTTCCATATTCACCATATGTATCATCGATCGGTTTCTTGAACCAGACTGGTGATTTCAAACGTACACCGTTCATTCTTGGAGGATTCATGTTCTTCATCATGGGTGTCATTCCGCCAGTTGGACACTTCTTCTCGCTGCTTCCACTAAGTATCGGAAGTGCGGCACTGTTTGTATCTTACTCACAAATTTTCAATTCATCTTTGAGATTCTTCCAGCAAGTTACATTTAATACTCTAAACGTTTATCGCTCTGCTGTTCCATTGTTTGTTGGTATCATTATCATGACAATGCCTTCGAACTATTTTGCAACAATACCTGACTTCATTCGTCCGCTCGTATCTAGCGGTCTTCTCGTCGGTATTATTCTTGCACTCTTCTTGGAAAACCTGTTCCCATGGGATCGCCTCGGTACATCCGAGCAGAAGGTTCAGGCTCAGAAGTCCAAAGAAGAACGTTTGCGCCGCGATGAAGCAGCAATGGAAAGCAACTGA